The Vitis riparia cultivar Riparia Gloire de Montpellier isolate 1030 chromosome 10, EGFV_Vit.rip_1.0, whole genome shotgun sequence genome includes a region encoding these proteins:
- the LOC117922875 gene encoding G-type lectin S-receptor-like serine/threonine-protein kinase At1g11410 isoform X1, producing MKSHMRPVNMFLQYLLLFLMLPLCSSTDTITPNQPFRDGDLLVSKQSRFALGFFSPRNSTLRYIGVWYNTIREQTVVWVLNRDDPINDTSGVLSINTSGNLLLHRGNTHVWSTNVSISSVNPTVAQLLDTGNLVLIHNGDKRVVWQGFDYPTDNWIPHMKLGLNRRTSFNMFLTSWKSPTDPGTGKYSYRFNASGSPQIFLYQGSEPLWRTGNWNGLRWSSLPEMKYIFELKIIFLNNQDEISEMFTMVNASILERLTVDHEGYIQRNMWQETEGKWFSFYTAPRDRCDRYGRCGPNSNCDNSQAEFECTCLAGFEPKSPRNWFLKDGTAGCLRKEGAKVCGNGEGFVKVGGAKPPDTSVARVNMNISVEACREGCLKECSCSGYAAANVSGSGSGCLSWHGDLVDTRVFPEGGQDLYVRVDAITLAENQKQSKGFLAKKGMMAVLVVGATVIMVLLVSTFWFLRKKMKGRGRQNKMLYNSRPGATWLQDSPGAKEHDESTTNSQLQFFDLNTIAEATNNFSFENELGRGGFGSVYKGQLSNGQEIAVKKLSKDSGQGKEEFKNEATLIAKLQHVNLVRLLGCCIREEEKMLVYEYLPNKSLDSFIFDETKKSLLDWRKRFEIIVGIARGILYLHEDSRLRIIHRDLKASNVLLDAEMLPKISDFGLARIFRGNQMEGNTNRVVGTYGYMSPEYAMEGLFSTKSDVYSFGVLLLEIITGRKNSTYYQDNPSMSLIGHVWNLWEEDKALDLIDPSLEKSYPADEVLRCIQIGLLCVQESVTDRPTMLTIIFMLGNNSALSFPKQPAFISKTTHKGEDLSCSGEGLLSVNNVTMTVLQPR from the exons ATATGCGTCCTGTAAATATGTTTCTTCAGTACTTGCTTCTATTCCTTATGCTCCCACTTTGCAGCTCCACTGACACCATAACTCCCAACCAACCCTTCAGAGATGGTGACCTTCTAGTCTCTAAACAGTCCAGGTTCGCTCTTGGCTTCTTCAGTCCACGGAATTCTACACTCCGATATATTGGAGTTTGGTACAACACAATTCGTGAACAAACCGTTGTATGGGTTCTTAACAGAGACGATCCTATCAACGATACCTCCGGAGTCCTCTCCATCAACACTTCTGGAAACCTCCTTCTGCACCGCGGAAACACTCATGTATGGTCCACAAACGTTTCCATCTCATCAGTGAACCCTACTGTGGCTCAGCTGTTAGATACCGGAAACCTAGTCTTGATCCATAACGGTGACAAGAGGGTTGTGTGGCAAGGCTTTGATTATCCCACAGATAATTGGATTCCCCACATGAAACTCGGACTGAATCGGAGAACCAGTTTCAACATGTTCCTAACTTCTTGGAAGTCCCCAACCGACCCAGGAACCGGGAAATACTCGTATAGATTTAACGCCAGTGGGTCTCCTCAAATATTTTTGTACCAGGGTTCAGAGCCGCTATGGAGAACCGGTAACTGGAACGGGCTCCGGTGGAGCAGTCTGCCGGAGATGAAGTACATATTCGAACTCAAAATTATCTTTTTGAACAATCAAGATGAAATCTCTGAGATGTTTACTATGGTCAACGCGTCGATTCTCGAGCGGCTGACGGTGGACCACGAGGGATATATCCAGCGGAACATGTGGCAGGAAACGGAAGGCAAATGGTTCAGCTTCTACACAGCCCCAAGGGACAGGTGCGACAGGTACGGCCGGTGCGGACCCAACAGCAACTGCGACAACAGCCAGGCCGAGTTTGAGTGCACGTGCCTGGCGGGGTTCGAGCCCAAGTCGCCACGAAACTGGTTCTTGAAAGACGGCACAGCGGGATGTCTGAGGAAGGAAGGAGCGAAGGTGTGCGGGAACGGGGAAGGGTTTGTGAAGGTGGGAGGTGCGAAGCCCCCAGATACATCGGTGGCACGTGTGAACATGAACATCAGCGTGGAAGCGTGTAGAGAGGGGTGCCTGAAGGAGTGTTCTTGCAGTGGATACGCGGCTGCAAATGTGAGTGGAAGTGGGAGTGGGTGCTTGTCTTGGCATGGGGACTTGGTGGATACAAGAGTGTTTCCTGAAGGGGGCCAAGATTTATATGTGCGTGTGGATGCCATCACTCTAG CTGAAAATCAAAAGCAGTCAAAAGGTTTCCTTGCGAAGAAGGGGATGATGGCAGTTTTGGTGGTGGGGGCTACTGTGATTATGGTTCTGTTGGTCTCCACATTTTGGTTCTtaaggaagaagatgaaag GGAGAGGAAGACAAAACAAAATGTTGTATAATTCGAGACCTGGTGCTACATGGCTGCAAGACTCTCCAGGAGCTAAGGAGCATGATGAAAGTACAACCAATTCTCAATTACAATTCTTTGATCTGAACACCATAGCTGAAGCCACAAATAATTTCTCTTTTGAGAACGAACTTGGACGTGGTGGTTTTGGCTCAGTTTATAAG GGTCAACTATCTAATGGACAAGAAATAGCTgtgaaaaaattatcaaaggaTTCGGGAcaaggaaaagaagaatttaAGAATGAAGCAACACTTATTGCAAAACTCCAACACGTGAATCTTGTGAGGCTTTTGGGTTGTTGCATtagagaagaagagaagatgTTAGTCTATGAGTACTTGCCAAACAAAAGTTTAGACTCTTTCATTTTCG ATGAAACAAAGAAGTCATTGTTAGATTGGAGGAAACGCTTTGAAATTATTGTCGGAATTGCTCGAGGAATCTTATATCTTCATGAGGACTCTAGATTAAGAATCATACACAGAGATCTAAAAGCAAGCAATGTTCTACTCGATGCCGAAATGCTTccaaaaatttcagattttggcTTGGCTAGAATATTTCGAGGAAATCAAATGGAAGGAAACACAAATCGAGTAGTTGGAACATA TGGTTACATGTCACCTGAGTATGCGATGGAAGggttattttcaacaaaatccGATGTCTATAGCTTCGGAGTTTTGTTGTTAGAGATTATTACTGGGAGAAAAAATAGCACTTATTATCAAGACAATCCATCCATGAGCTTAATTGGACAT GTTTGGAACTTATGGGAAGAAGACAAAGCCTTGGATTTAATCGACCCGTCACTAGAAAAGTCATACCCTGCAGATGAAGTATTGAGATGCATCCAAATTGGGCTCTTATGTGTCCAAGAATCTGTAACGGATCGACCTACCATGTTGActattattttcatgttaggTAACAACTCTGCTCTTTCTTTTCCTAAACAGCCTgcatttatttcaaaaacaacTCACAAGG